A genomic region of Microbacterium schleiferi contains the following coding sequences:
- the sucC gene encoding ADP-forming succinate--CoA ligase subunit beta gives MDLYEYQARDLFEKYEVPVLPGIIADTPEEARAAAEKIGGVVVVKAQVKTGGRGKAGGVKVAKNADEAYEAAKAILGLDIKGHIVKRVMVAAGAQIAEEYYFSVLLDRANRSYLSLCSVEGGMEIEQLAVEKPEALARVEVDPLAGITPEKALEIASAAGFDAELAPKVADVFVKLFDVYKGEDATLVEVNPLVRTESGDIIALDGKVSIDENAGFRHPEHAELEDKDAADPLEAKAKANDLNYVKLDGAVGIIGNGAGLVMSTLDVVAYAGEAHGGVKPANFLDIGGGASAAVMAAGLDVILGDPQVKSVFVNVFGGITACDAVANGIKGALDTLGDTASKPLVVRLDGNRVEEGRAILREYAHPLVTLAETMDEGADKAAELANA, from the coding sequence GTGGATCTGTACGAGTACCAGGCACGAGACCTATTCGAGAAGTACGAGGTGCCGGTGCTCCCCGGCATCATCGCCGACACGCCTGAGGAGGCGAGGGCGGCTGCCGAGAAGATCGGTGGCGTCGTCGTCGTCAAGGCGCAGGTCAAGACCGGAGGCCGCGGCAAGGCCGGCGGCGTCAAGGTCGCAAAGAATGCCGACGAGGCCTATGAGGCTGCCAAGGCGATTCTCGGGCTCGACATCAAGGGCCACATCGTCAAGCGGGTCATGGTCGCCGCGGGTGCGCAGATCGCGGAGGAGTACTACTTCTCGGTTCTGCTCGACCGCGCCAACCGGTCGTACCTGAGCCTGTGCTCGGTCGAGGGTGGCATGGAGATCGAACAGCTCGCGGTCGAGAAGCCCGAGGCCCTCGCCCGGGTGGAGGTCGATCCCCTCGCCGGTATCACCCCCGAGAAGGCTCTCGAGATCGCCTCGGCTGCGGGCTTTGACGCCGAGCTTGCCCCGAAGGTCGCGGATGTCTTCGTCAAGCTCTTCGACGTCTACAAGGGCGAAGACGCGACCCTGGTGGAAGTCAACCCGCTCGTTCGCACCGAGTCCGGCGACATCATCGCCCTCGATGGCAAGGTCTCGATCGACGAGAACGCGGGCTTCCGTCACCCCGAGCACGCCGAGCTCGAGGACAAGGATGCCGCCGACCCGCTGGAGGCCAAGGCCAAGGCCAACGACCTCAATTACGTCAAGCTGGACGGCGCCGTCGGCATCATCGGCAACGGTGCTGGCCTCGTGATGTCGACGCTGGACGTCGTCGCGTACGCCGGAGAGGCACACGGCGGCGTCAAGCCCGCCAACTTCCTCGACATCGGCGGTGGCGCGTCAGCTGCCGTGATGGCTGCGGGCCTGGATGTCATCCTCGGCGACCCGCAGGTCAAGAGCGTGTTCGTCAACGTCTTCGGCGGCATCACGGCGTGCGACGCCGTCGCCAACGGCATCAAGGGCGCACTCGACACGCTCGGTGACACGGCCTCCAAGCCGCTGGTCGTGCGCCTGGACGGCAACCGCGTCGAGGAGGGCCGCGCGATCCTGCGCGAGTACGCCCACCCGCTCGTGACCCTGGCCGAGACGATGGACGAGGGCGCCGACAAGGCTGCCGAGCTCGCCAACGCCTGA
- a CDS encoding phytoene desaturase family protein: MAAHATIVGSGPNGLTAAATLARAGLHVRVLEAAETIGGGLRTEALALPGFRHDVCSAVHPAALTSPVFRALGLDSGVSWLIPDASYAHPLDDGPAAIAWRDIGRTADDLGPDGRAWLATIRPLARHSDELVTFTGDQLIRMPRHPLTAIRYGLRVLEQGTALGAGSFRTPRAAALLAGAMAHANTWMPSLGSAAAGLLLTAQAHAGGWPVPRGGAHTIADALAADIRAHGGVIETGTRVTSLDGLDWGDPAAGDLLILDTSPRLLLTDSALPTRYAQAIRRYRYGPGVMKVDLALDGPVPWRDPDVGQAPTVHLGGTREEIIAAEREVARGRIPESPYVLAVQPSVIDATRAPAGKAVLWAYTHVPLGSPADATDTVLAQIERFAPGVRDQVLAVHAATAATRERANPAEIGGDISGGAFTMAQAIRRPVTSRHPWRTPLPGVYLGSASTPPGPGVHGMSGWHAARTALSDAAGVPITLDDLFGDH; this comes from the coding sequence ATGGCGGCGCACGCGACGATCGTGGGCAGCGGACCGAACGGTCTGACCGCCGCGGCGACACTCGCCCGGGCGGGACTGCACGTGCGCGTCCTCGAGGCGGCGGAGACGATCGGTGGCGGTCTCCGCACCGAAGCGCTGGCCCTCCCCGGATTCCGTCACGACGTGTGCTCGGCGGTGCACCCCGCGGCACTGACGTCCCCCGTGTTCCGAGCCCTCGGCCTCGACAGCGGCGTCTCGTGGCTGATCCCGGATGCCTCCTACGCGCATCCGCTCGATGACGGGCCGGCAGCAATCGCGTGGCGCGACATCGGCCGGACCGCCGACGATCTCGGGCCCGATGGCCGCGCGTGGCTCGCGACAATCCGGCCGCTCGCGCGTCACAGCGACGAGCTCGTGACGTTCACGGGTGATCAGCTGATCCGGATGCCGCGGCATCCCCTGACGGCGATCCGGTACGGCCTGCGGGTGCTCGAGCAGGGGACTGCACTCGGGGCAGGCAGCTTTCGCACCCCACGAGCCGCGGCGCTGCTGGCCGGTGCGATGGCCCACGCAAACACGTGGATGCCGTCCCTGGGCTCGGCCGCTGCGGGGCTCCTCCTCACGGCGCAGGCCCATGCCGGCGGGTGGCCTGTGCCACGAGGTGGCGCGCACACGATCGCCGATGCGCTCGCCGCCGACATCCGCGCCCACGGCGGCGTCATCGAGACCGGCACGCGGGTCACCTCGCTCGACGGCCTGGACTGGGGCGATCCGGCGGCAGGCGACCTGCTCATCCTGGACACCTCGCCGCGGCTGCTCCTGACGGACTCCGCGCTTCCGACCCGGTACGCCCAGGCGATCCGGCGCTACCGCTACGGTCCGGGCGTCATGAAGGTGGATCTCGCTCTCGACGGGCCGGTCCCGTGGCGCGATCCTGACGTGGGGCAGGCCCCGACGGTTCACCTCGGCGGAACGCGCGAGGAGATCATCGCCGCCGAACGCGAGGTCGCACGCGGCAGGATCCCCGAGAGCCCCTACGTGCTGGCCGTGCAGCCGTCGGTGATCGACGCGACACGGGCTCCCGCCGGAAAAGCAGTCCTGTGGGCTTACACGCACGTCCCGCTCGGCTCCCCCGCGGATGCCACCGATACCGTTCTCGCCCAGATCGAGCGCTTCGCCCCCGGTGTGCGGGATCAGGTGCTGGCGGTGCACGCGGCGACCGCCGCGACGCGGGAGCGCGCCAACCCGGCCGAGATCGGCGGCGACATCTCGGGCGGCGCATTCACGATGGCGCAGGCCATCCGCAGACCCGTGACCTCGCGGCATCCGTGGCGAACGCCGCTGCCGGGTGTCTATCTCGGGTCGGCATCGACCCCGCCAGGCCCTGGCGTGCACGGAATGAGCGGCTGGCATGCCGCCCGCACCGCTCTCAGTGACGCGGCAGGAGTCCCGATCACGCTCGACGACCTGTTCGGCGACCACTGA
- a CDS encoding glycosyltransferase family 2 protein codes for MSARTALPSTRRPQWGSEKRREPLSTVHARPSAAKVVWARIAIGATIAAWIGYMIFTILPQVFANEGVFRTLEAILYASVVTFLTFSALMYLVAREGAFRRFRGHVRAPRGQLDRHFADGHHDGLTVLIPSYAEEPAVVRKTMWSAALQEYPSLRVVLLLDDSPFPTDPVVQERLDETRRIASDIEDALAEPGERFTEALLAYENEWLLGGTIAPDAVDTLRDEYVAAVAWLRALGDDWPHEDHVDTFFIDQVIGGLADDLDATACALQAALDADAAPTGERLLELHRRLVRIFTVEATTFERKRYASLSNEPNKAMNLNAYIGLLGGRYHSHPTDEGTVLVRVGPADEADVVIPDTPYLLTLDADSLLLRDYCLRLVHFLEQPENERVAVTQTPYSSFRGAPTRIERLAGATTDIQHILHQGMSAHDATFWVGANAVIRRRALEDIVQVETVNGYEVRRYVQDRTVIEDTESSIDLADHGWSLVNYPERLSYSATPPDFGSLVVQRRRWANGGLLIMPKFLKYAQRRRKSHRPITIAEWMLRTNYMASLAWASFGLIMLLTYPFDSRLLSPLVVFAALPYFISQASDLRYSGYRTIDIFRIYGFNLILLPVNLAGVLKSIEQALTGKKIPFARTPKVRNRTATQLLYVVAPYAIVIFSVFTAWWNILHENWGTAAFAAFNATLAAWAIVENIGILASIADTWLGLTDWMWVDANPQKRKRSKTGQRPQADWRAALYHGHPAPGETAPAYLPPPTVPVRPMMLELTTLDEPAMADPEGLVLAAPTAIDPPEPDPVPATEPEVADAEVAAEPEPETVPAAAPAARDDEADVAEPDAETGDPEWVPSADAAPLAEPAREPVASPFQPEPEPTVAGVAVESAPEPEPVAQTEVFRPTYAIAPAYGMELVPDLWMPGPGGHVVSAEWDDFGDAADHPIDVAVSAWTPAESTDRAIQVFPPAEPARVEPAPAAWSAAPQLPRQTVPATGEATQQDIATRSAPEPPPWWQQDAPQPVYPRWETSAPAAVTPWQVHSSSAAQYPAQHYPAQHYPAQHYPAQHYPAQHYPAQQFPAQQFPVAQQYPEQHYSAPQHQEQRYPAQHYSQAQYPAQLHDTTSDGGAPSTLPAWRGQATYPSTSSPWDAQQAAAHEGHPGWQSPVQSDLYPPEMVPDQAPAGSGWAPAPVPAPTEWPAPPQTAARNSPDAVPVGVPPGRMPIRNEVPLSPNAPVSRPVRGRGRGW; via the coding sequence ATGAGTGCACGCACAGCGTTGCCGTCGACCAGACGGCCGCAGTGGGGTTCCGAGAAGCGGCGCGAGCCGCTCTCGACCGTGCACGCGCGCCCGTCGGCCGCGAAGGTGGTGTGGGCGCGGATCGCGATCGGCGCGACGATCGCCGCGTGGATCGGCTACATGATCTTCACGATCCTGCCGCAGGTCTTCGCGAACGAGGGCGTGTTCCGGACGCTGGAGGCGATCCTCTACGCGTCTGTCGTGACGTTCCTGACGTTCTCGGCGCTGATGTACCTCGTCGCCCGCGAGGGAGCGTTCCGGCGGTTCCGCGGTCACGTGCGCGCGCCGCGCGGGCAGCTCGACCGCCACTTCGCCGACGGACACCACGACGGGCTGACGGTCCTCATCCCCTCGTATGCGGAAGAGCCGGCCGTCGTGCGCAAGACGATGTGGTCGGCAGCGCTGCAGGAGTACCCGTCGCTGCGGGTCGTGCTGCTGCTCGATGACAGCCCGTTCCCGACTGACCCCGTCGTGCAGGAACGGCTCGACGAGACCCGCCGCATCGCCTCCGACATCGAGGACGCTCTGGCCGAGCCGGGCGAGCGGTTCACGGAAGCGCTCCTGGCCTACGAGAACGAGTGGTTGCTGGGCGGCACGATTGCCCCGGATGCCGTCGATACGCTCCGCGACGAGTACGTCGCGGCCGTGGCGTGGTTGCGCGCCCTCGGCGACGACTGGCCGCACGAAGACCACGTCGACACGTTCTTCATCGACCAGGTCATCGGAGGACTTGCCGACGACCTCGATGCGACCGCGTGCGCTCTCCAGGCCGCGCTGGATGCCGATGCCGCCCCCACCGGCGAGCGACTGCTGGAACTTCACCGTCGCCTGGTGCGGATCTTCACGGTCGAAGCCACGACCTTCGAACGCAAGCGGTACGCGTCGCTGTCGAACGAGCCGAACAAGGCGATGAACCTCAACGCCTACATCGGGCTGCTGGGCGGTCGCTACCACTCCCACCCGACCGACGAAGGGACCGTTCTGGTCAGGGTCGGTCCGGCGGACGAGGCCGACGTCGTCATCCCCGACACGCCCTATCTCCTCACTCTCGACGCCGACTCGCTGCTGCTGCGCGACTACTGTCTGCGGCTCGTCCACTTTCTGGAGCAGCCCGAGAACGAGCGCGTCGCGGTGACGCAGACGCCCTACTCGTCGTTCCGGGGCGCCCCGACGCGTATCGAGCGTCTCGCGGGAGCGACCACCGACATCCAGCACATCCTGCACCAGGGGATGTCGGCGCACGACGCGACGTTCTGGGTGGGCGCCAACGCCGTCATCCGGCGGCGGGCGCTCGAAGACATCGTGCAGGTCGAGACGGTCAACGGCTACGAGGTGCGCCGCTACGTGCAGGACCGTACCGTCATCGAGGACACCGAATCGAGCATCGACCTTGCCGACCACGGCTGGTCCCTGGTCAACTACCCCGAGCGGCTGAGCTACAGCGCGACCCCGCCCGACTTCGGATCGCTCGTCGTGCAGCGCCGTCGGTGGGCCAACGGCGGTCTGCTGATCATGCCGAAGTTCCTGAAGTACGCGCAGCGGCGCCGCAAGTCGCATCGGCCGATCACGATCGCCGAGTGGATGCTGCGCACCAACTACATGGCATCGCTGGCGTGGGCATCCTTTGGCCTGATCATGCTGCTGACGTATCCGTTCGATAGCAGGCTGCTGAGCCCGCTGGTCGTGTTCGCGGCTCTGCCCTACTTCATCTCGCAGGCCAGTGACCTGCGTTACTCGGGTTATCGCACGATCGATATCTTCCGGATCTACGGTTTCAACCTGATTCTCTTGCCCGTCAACCTCGCGGGCGTCCTCAAGTCGATCGAGCAGGCCCTCACCGGCAAGAAGATCCCGTTCGCGCGCACCCCGAAGGTGCGAAACCGAACGGCCACGCAGCTGCTGTACGTGGTCGCTCCGTACGCGATCGTCATCTTCTCGGTCTTCACCGCGTGGTGGAACATCCTTCACGAGAACTGGGGCACGGCGGCCTTTGCCGCATTCAACGCGACCCTCGCGGCGTGGGCGATCGTCGAGAACATCGGCATCCTCGCCTCGATCGCCGACACGTGGCTTGGTCTCACCGACTGGATGTGGGTGGATGCGAACCCGCAGAAGCGGAAGCGCAGCAAGACCGGGCAACGGCCGCAAGCGGATTGGCGGGCGGCGCTCTACCACGGTCACCCGGCCCCGGGCGAGACCGCGCCGGCCTATCTGCCGCCGCCGACGGTTCCCGTACGGCCGATGATGCTCGAACTCACGACCCTCGACGAACCGGCCATGGCCGACCCTGAGGGGCTGGTTCTGGCTGCGCCGACCGCGATAGACCCACCGGAGCCCGATCCGGTGCCGGCGACCGAACCCGAGGTCGCCGACGCCGAGGTGGCTGCCGAGCCGGAACCCGAAACGGTGCCGGCAGCCGCCCCGGCGGCTCGCGACGATGAGGCGGATGTCGCCGAGCCGGATGCCGAGACCGGCGATCCGGAGTGGGTGCCGAGCGCCGACGCAGCGCCCCTCGCCGAGCCCGCGCGCGAGCCTGTCGCGAGCCCGTTCCAGCCCGAGCCCGAACCGACGGTGGCCGGAGTTGCCGTCGAGTCCGCGCCCGAGCCCGAGCCTGTCGCGCAGACCGAGGTGTTCCGCCCCACCTATGCGATCGCCCCCGCGTACGGCATGGAGCTGGTCCCCGACCTGTGGATGCCGGGGCCGGGCGGACACGTCGTCTCGGCCGAGTGGGATGACTTCGGTGACGCCGCTGACCATCCCATCGACGTCGCCGTCAGCGCGTGGACGCCCGCAGAAAGCACAGATCGGGCCATCCAGGTCTTCCCGCCGGCCGAGCCCGCTCGCGTCGAGCCGGCGCCCGCGGCGTGGAGTGCTGCACCGCAGCTCCCGCGCCAGACCGTTCCGGCGACGGGCGAGGCCACGCAGCAGGACATCGCCACCCGGTCCGCCCCGGAGCCGCCCCCGTGGTGGCAGCAGGATGCGCCGCAGCCCGTGTATCCGCGGTGGGAAACCTCCGCTCCGGCGGCGGTAACCCCGTGGCAGGTGCACTCGTCCTCGGCCGCGCAGTACCCGGCACAGCACTACCCGGCACAGCACTACCCGGCACAGCACTACCCGGCACAGCACTACCCGGCACAGCACTACCCGGCACAGCAGTTCCCGGCACAGCAGTTCCCGGTCGCGCAGCAGTACCCGGAACAGCACTACTCGGCCCCGCAGCACCAGGAACAGCGCTACCCGGCGCAGCACTACTCGCAGGCGCAGTACCCGGCGCAGCTGCACGACACCACGTCGGATGGCGGCGCGCCCTCGACGCTGCCTGCCTGGCGGGGACAGGCCACATACCCGTCGACGTCGTCGCCGTGGGACGCTCAGCAGGCGGCAGCCCACGAGGGTCACCCCGGGTGGCAGAGCCCGGTTCAGTCCGATCTCTACCCGCCGGAAATGGTCCCGGATCAGGCGCCGGCTGGGTCCGGCTGGGCTCCTGCTCCTGTTCCGGCGCCGACGGAGTGGCCCGCGCCCCCGCAGACCGCCGCGCGGAACTCTCCCGATGCCGTGCCGGTCGGTGTCCCGCCGGGCCGGATGCCGATTCGCAACGAGGTCCCCCTCTCGCCGAATGCCCCCGTGTCGCGCCCCGTGCGCGGCCGAGGTCGCGGGTGGTGA
- a CDS encoding TetR family transcriptional regulator, which yields MSDTTAAAPSSRTAVVAVALDLFDRNGFDATSVEQIAQAAGSSRSTFFRQFGGKDDVVFADHELLLAQLREDLSRPHENPWVAVCEAAITVFEHFAADPELARRRYSVVRKVPALREREIVTVFRYERLFDEYLRGALPGLDPIDAVGFSASVAAVHNHVLRQLLRDREPVPVSVLRTALDDLMRKFGVHPDPEHPSPDDVVVAVFPKRMPLAEVTRRLHSSLDL from the coding sequence ATGTCCGACACCACTGCCGCCGCGCCGTCATCGCGGACCGCGGTCGTCGCCGTCGCGCTCGACCTGTTCGATCGGAACGGCTTCGATGCGACATCCGTCGAGCAGATCGCGCAGGCCGCCGGCAGCTCCCGGTCGACATTCTTCCGTCAGTTCGGCGGCAAGGACGACGTCGTGTTCGCGGACCACGAGCTGCTCCTCGCCCAGCTGCGCGAGGACCTGTCGCGCCCGCACGAGAACCCGTGGGTCGCGGTGTGCGAGGCGGCGATCACGGTGTTCGAGCACTTCGCCGCCGACCCCGAGCTCGCTCGGCGCCGCTACTCGGTGGTCCGGAAGGTTCCGGCGCTTCGCGAGCGCGAGATCGTCACCGTGTTCCGCTACGAACGCCTCTTTGACGAGTACCTGCGCGGAGCCCTGCCGGGCCTCGATCCGATCGACGCGGTCGGTTTCTCGGCATCCGTCGCGGCTGTCCACAACCACGTGCTGCGGCAGTTGCTGCGCGACCGCGAACCCGTGCCGGTGTCGGTGCTGCGCACCGCGCTCGATGACCTCATGCGCAAATTCGGAGTGCACCCCGACCCCGAGCATCCGAGCCCCGACGACGTCGTGGTGGCGGTGTTCCCCAAGCGGATGCCGCTGGCCGAGGTCACGCGCCGCCTGCACTCCTCCCTCGACCTCTGA
- a CDS encoding ATP-dependent DNA ligase, with product MPYAIPEPMLAKSVDRIPDPRASTGGLSFEPKWDGFRALVSWDGTDVEIGSRGAKPLTRYFPELVEAFARVLPEPCLLDGEIVIALGDPGSERLDWDALTQRIHPAESRVRMLSEQTPAMFIAFDILARGERDLASEPFSARRAELVDLLRAVPRPVHVTRATDDPALAGRWLDEFEGAGLDGVVAKPLAQPYAPGKRTMFKIKHARTADVVALGYRVHKSGRGVGSLLVGLYTDEGRLVQVGGVAAWSDKRRLELVEELDPLVDRDESGEAMTGEGERSRFASGKDVSFVRLRPERVLEVRYDQLEKWRFRHTVQFVRWRADRDPRSCTYEQLETVRAYDVGAVLES from the coding sequence ATGCCGTACGCGATCCCCGAGCCGATGCTCGCAAAGTCCGTCGATCGGATCCCCGACCCACGGGCGAGCACGGGCGGCCTGAGCTTCGAACCGAAGTGGGACGGCTTTCGCGCCCTCGTCTCGTGGGACGGGACGGATGTCGAGATCGGCAGTCGCGGCGCCAAACCCCTCACCCGGTACTTCCCCGAACTCGTCGAGGCTTTCGCGCGGGTGCTGCCGGAGCCCTGCCTGCTGGACGGTGAGATCGTCATCGCGCTCGGCGATCCGGGCTCCGAACGCCTCGATTGGGACGCGCTGACCCAGCGCATCCATCCCGCCGAATCGCGAGTGCGGATGCTGAGCGAACAGACTCCGGCGATGTTCATCGCGTTCGACATCCTCGCCCGCGGCGAGCGCGACCTCGCGAGCGAGCCGTTCTCGGCGCGGCGCGCAGAGCTCGTCGATCTGCTGCGGGCAGTTCCGCGCCCGGTCCACGTGACGCGCGCCACGGACGATCCTGCGCTCGCAGGGCGCTGGCTCGACGAGTTCGAGGGCGCCGGGCTCGACGGGGTCGTGGCCAAGCCGCTGGCTCAGCCGTATGCGCCGGGCAAGCGCACGATGTTCAAGATCAAGCACGCGCGCACGGCGGATGTCGTCGCGCTCGGCTACCGCGTGCACAAGAGCGGTCGCGGGGTCGGTTCGCTTCTCGTCGGCCTCTACACCGACGAGGGTCGGCTTGTTCAGGTCGGCGGGGTGGCAGCGTGGTCGGACAAGCGCCGCTTAGAACTGGTCGAGGAGCTCGATCCCCTCGTCGACCGCGACGAGAGCGGCGAGGCGATGACAGGCGAGGGCGAGCGGTCGCGTTTCGCGTCCGGCAAGGATGTCTCGTTCGTACGGCTGCGGCCCGAGCGCGTGCTCGAGGTGCGCTATGACCAGCTCGAGAAGTGGCGATTCCGCCACACCGTGCAGTTCGTGCGGTGGCGAGCGGACCGTGATCCGCGCTCCTGCACGTACGAACAGCTCGAGACGGTGCGTGCGTACGATGTCGGCGCGGTGCTCGAGAGCTGA
- a CDS encoding endonuclease domain-containing protein yields the protein MTTSELRAEGWSKRRIARAVDRGELLHLHRDAYCAPDLPLPCIEAGRLGARLTCTSELERLGVFVMTHPDRVHVHLPRSAALRNPQSARAKRHWMILNRPRPRGALCVSPLDALIHAVGCQEPRAAVASLDSALHRRVLRRSELDELFAALPARHGVLWRLLDERAESGPESLLRLILRSIGCRYDVQVTIAGVGRVDFVVNGWLIVECDSREFHGDWAAQRRDHVRDLASAALGFATLRVTAEDIMWRPDEVRRALTGLLRSPGGRRGPIAG from the coding sequence GTGACGACATCTGAACTTCGCGCGGAGGGCTGGAGCAAGCGACGGATCGCGAGGGCCGTCGACCGTGGCGAGCTCCTCCACCTCCACCGCGATGCCTACTGCGCACCGGATCTTCCCCTGCCCTGTATCGAGGCCGGGCGTCTGGGCGCCCGCCTCACGTGCACGTCGGAACTGGAGCGGCTCGGCGTCTTCGTCATGACCCACCCTGACCGCGTGCATGTGCACCTCCCGCGATCCGCCGCGCTGCGCAACCCGCAATCAGCACGGGCCAAGCGACATTGGATGATCCTCAACCGCCCTCGACCCCGCGGGGCTCTGTGCGTGTCGCCGCTTGACGCACTGATCCACGCGGTGGGATGCCAGGAGCCGCGAGCGGCTGTGGCGAGCCTGGACTCCGCGCTGCACCGGCGGGTGCTGCGCAGGTCGGAACTCGACGAACTGTTCGCCGCGCTTCCGGCACGCCATGGCGTGCTGTGGCGCCTGCTGGACGAGCGCGCTGAGTCCGGGCCGGAGTCGTTGCTGCGCCTCATCCTGCGCTCGATCGGATGCCGATATGACGTGCAGGTCACGATCGCGGGAGTCGGGCGGGTGGACTTCGTCGTCAATGGCTGGCTCATCGTCGAGTGCGACAGCCGTGAGTTTCACGGGGATTGGGCAGCCCAGCGTCGGGACCACGTGCGGGACCTGGCCAGTGCGGCGCTCGGATTCGCGACGCTGCGCGTCACCGCGGAGGACATCATGTGGCGCCCCGACGAGGTTCGGCGGGCGCTCACCGGGCTGCTGCGCTCACCGGGCGGGCGGCGCGGCCCGATTGCAGGATGA
- a CDS encoding chitinase, with amino-acid sequence MSDKAASSAQERRADGPHAGKRLSPWRVMLGILIAAAAGVAIWFGFHTVTDRVVVDPNQPWFAAYVDTTLTPAYPFETPASDADEDVVLGFVVAADESTCEPSWGAAYSLDQAARDLDLDRRIARLRQQGGDVVVSFGGRDNTELAAACSDAESLAAAYKAVIDRYDLTIIDLDIEGDALQDAAVGARRAQALRILQDERDENDPLTVWVTLPVTPSGLDAAGEAAAAQLIDAGVQLGGINAMTMDYGVDLDGQTMGEAAISAITGVRDQLVDMLRGTDEPLTSAAAWARIGATPMIGQNDIVDEVFTMEDAAQLNQFALDAGLGRLSMWSANRDRSCGDNYADVRIVSNYCSGVDQGQESFAVTLGDGLTTTGTAASHTPVPLPSASVTDDPAASPYPIWNADTRYLAGSKVVWHGMVYTAKWWTRGDVPDDPMVSGAESPWDLVGPVLPGETPYVVPTLPPGTYPDWSGDTVYREGDRVLYEGVPFEAKWWTQGDSPAAASDDLDGSPWVPLTVAQIEQIVGSG; translated from the coding sequence GTGAGCGACAAGGCGGCGAGCAGCGCCCAGGAGCGCCGAGCGGATGGTCCGCACGCCGGAAAGCGTCTGTCGCCGTGGCGGGTCATGCTCGGCATCCTCATCGCCGCAGCCGCCGGCGTTGCCATCTGGTTCGGGTTCCACACCGTCACCGATCGCGTCGTCGTCGATCCGAATCAGCCCTGGTTCGCGGCCTACGTCGACACCACGCTCACGCCCGCCTACCCCTTCGAGACGCCGGCATCCGACGCTGACGAGGATGTCGTTCTCGGCTTTGTCGTGGCCGCCGACGAGAGCACCTGCGAACCGTCCTGGGGAGCAGCGTATTCGCTGGATCAGGCCGCGCGAGACCTGGATCTCGACCGCCGCATTGCCCGGCTCAGACAGCAGGGCGGCGACGTCGTCGTGAGCTTCGGCGGGCGCGACAACACCGAGTTGGCAGCGGCCTGCTCGGATGCCGAGTCGCTCGCCGCGGCCTACAAGGCGGTCATCGACCGCTACGACCTCACCATCATCGATCTCGACATCGAGGGCGACGCGCTGCAGGATGCCGCGGTCGGCGCGCGCAGAGCACAGGCGCTGCGCATCCTTCAAGATGAGCGTGACGAGAACGATCCACTCACGGTCTGGGTCACCCTCCCCGTCACGCCCTCGGGCCTTGACGCTGCCGGTGAGGCCGCCGCCGCGCAGCTGATCGACGCGGGTGTTCAACTCGGCGGGATCAACGCCATGACGATGGACTACGGCGTGGACCTGGACGGCCAGACGATGGGCGAGGCTGCGATCTCGGCGATCACCGGTGTTCGTGACCAGCTCGTGGACATGCTCCGAGGCACCGACGAGCCGCTGACCTCCGCTGCTGCGTGGGCTCGCATCGGTGCAACACCGATGATCGGGCAGAACGACATCGTTGACGAAGTGTTCACGATGGAGGATGCCGCCCAGCTCAACCAGTTCGCGCTGGATGCCGGACTCGGACGCCTCTCGATGTGGTCAGCTAATCGCGACCGATCCTGCGGCGACAACTACGCCGACGTCCGGATCGTGTCCAACTATTGCAGTGGCGTCGACCAGGGCCAGGAGAGCTTCGCGGTGACGCTCGGAGACGGACTCACCACGACGGGGACCGCCGCCAGCCATACGCCTGTGCCGCTACCCAGCGCGTCGGTGACCGACGACCCCGCCGCCAGCCCGTACCCGATCTGGAACGCGGATACGCGCTACCTCGCGGGGTCGAAAGTGGTGTGGCACGGCATGGTCTACACGGCCAAGTGGTGGACGCGAGGTGACGTTCCCGACGACCCGATGGTCAGCGGCGCCGAAAGTCCGTGGGACCTCGTGGGTCCCGTGCTTCCCGGGGAGACCCCGTACGTCGTGCCGACGCTCCCACCCGGGACCTACCCCGACTGGTCGGGCGACACCGTCTACCGCGAGGGCGATCGGGTCCTCTACGAGGGCGTGCCCTTCGAGGCGAAGTGGTGGACGCAGGGCGATAGCCCGGCCGCGGCATCCGACGACCTCGACGGATCGCCGTGGGTTCCGCTGACCGTGGCGCAGATCGAGCAGATCGTCGGCAGCGGCTGA